A window of the Lactuca sativa cultivar Salinas chromosome 5, Lsat_Salinas_v11, whole genome shotgun sequence genome harbors these coding sequences:
- the LOC111921040 gene encoding BTB/POZ domain-containing protein At5g60050: protein MAAFELTKSKQQVSTMLKQGFISDFFLSPPPSSFSSSPSNPTQPIQSPIRSAPSPTLFEMMTEEQTRDSSRPSTHLQSFDTARMRIEERVSRVLSGAPFRNPSDWGLGFGDVKLTITARDGFSVSMDVHREVLASRSQFFKEKLGRRSGSHHSVEICECDDVEVYLETLVLMYCDDPKKKMMGEGVSKILGLLKVCDSLKFNDGISSCLEYLEAVPWSEEEEERVISNLQDLNLHNDHDVLQRVALEPSTSSRIDDIFLRLLTGVLQAKDEKARKEMKTLISRLLKEDNNSTYNRLDISKETLYTICHKCLTSLFHCLSEATSCEENRGMMSEIAREADNLEWVVEILIEKRIGEEFVKLWSDQNELGVLHSKVPVMYRHKISRITAQLCIAIGRGNILVPKETRVSLLSTWLEALYDDFGWMKRSSRSVDRRLIEDGISQIILTLPLLQQQAFLMSWFDRFLEKGDDCPNIQRAFEIWWRRAFVRQPVVEPQLQITVCDYPS from the exons ATGGCGGCATTTGAGCTCACCAAATCCAAACAACAAGTCTCCACCATGTTAAAACAAGGCTTCATCTCTGACTTCTTCCTTTCCCCTCCACCATCTTCTTTCTCCTCTTCTCCCTCCAACCCCACCCAACCCATCCAAAGCCCGATCCGATCCGCCCCCAGCCCCACCCTCTTCGAGATGATGACTGAAGAACAGACCCGAGACTCCAGCAGACCCTCTACACACCTACAATCCTTCGACACTGCTAGAATGCGGATCGAAGAACGGGTCTCTAGGGTTTTATCTGGAGCCCCGTTTAGAAACCCTAGTGATtgggggttagggtttggagATGTGAAGCTTACAATCACGGCTCGTGATGGTTTCAGTGTGTCCATGGATGTACACCGGGAGGTGTTGGCCAGTCGTAGCCAGTTCTTTAAGGAGAAATTGGGCCGGAGGAGTGGCTCCCACCATTCTGTGGAGATTTGCGAGTGTGATGATGTTGAAGTATATCTGGAAACCCTAGTTCTGATGTATTGTGATGATCCAAAAAAGAAGATGATGGGTGAGGGTGTTTCTAAGATCTTGGGCTTACTCAAG GTATGTGATTCACTGAAATTTAACGACGGGATATCATCATGTTTAGAGTATTTAGAAGCTGTTCCTTggtcagaagaagaagaagaaagagtgaTTTCAAACCTTCAAGACCTCAATCTCCACAACGATCATGATGTTCTACAAAGAGTCGCATTGGAGCCATCAACATCTTCAAGAATCGATGACATTTTCTTGAGATTACTCACCGGAGTTCTACAAGCAAAAGACGAAAAAGCCCGTAAagagatgaaaaccctaatttcccgattACTCAAAGAAGACAACAACTCCACGTACAACAGACTCGACATCTCTAAAGAAACCCTTTACACCATTTGTCACAAATGTCTTACCTCTCTTTTTCATTGCTTATCTGAAGCAACTTCTTGTGAAGAAAACAGAGGAATGATGAGTGAAATAGCTCGAGAAGCCGATAATCTTGAATGGGTAGTTGAAATCTTGATTGAAAAAAGAATCGGTGAAGAATTCGTGAAGCTATGGTCAGATCAAAACGAACTTGGTGTTCTTCATTCTAAAGTTCCAGTAATGTACAGACATAAAATTAGCAGGATAACTGCTCAACTATGTATTGCAATTGGTAGAGGGAACATTTTGGTACCAAAAGAGACACGTGTGTCTCTTCTTTCAACATGGTTGGAAGCATTATATGATGATTTTGGGTGGATGAAAAGGAGTTCAAGATCAGTTGACAGGAGATTAATTGAAGATGGGATTAGTCAGATCATTCTTACTCTGCCATTGTTGCAACAACAAGCTTTCTTGATGAGTTGGTTTGATCGGTTTCTTGAAAAAGGTGATGATTGTCCAAATATACAGCGGGCGTTTGAGATTTGGTGGAGGAGGGCGTTTGTGAGGCAGCCTGTGGTTGAGCCTCAGTTGCAGATAACTGTTTGTGATTACCCTAGCTGA